The following proteins come from a genomic window of Candidatus Methylomirabilota bacterium:
- a CDS encoding SHOCT domain-containing protein: protein MSVPVTCSRCATEMSVPDKYVGKDLKCLKCGAPFHVPQQTHSDTLASRVKWKIGGGIRNKGVLEYIANNLDPDEEIVATLLGLGEKTSIGALFGEEAGAALGGSYLLVTDKKVVIIKSGVGTWGTGSFGVKTKTFLYDHVASVDVSKRPLVSGEIEIVSSGMVEKSSGGFFAGASKDSVVQFEKKYFEEVQKLATRIRELAAQARRPKSSQPADIPGQIKKLAELRDAGILSEEEFAEQKRKLLSKL from the coding sequence ATGAGCGTTCCCGTGACTTGCTCCAGGTGCGCGACGGAAATGTCCGTACCAGATAAGTATGTGGGAAAAGACCTGAAGTGTCTGAAGTGTGGCGCTCCTTTTCACGTCCCTCAGCAGACCCATTCGGATACCTTGGCAAGTCGAGTTAAATGGAAGATTGGCGGGGGCATCCGCAACAAAGGCGTTCTAGAATACATCGCAAATAACCTCGACCCGGATGAAGAGATCGTGGCAACGCTCCTCGGCCTAGGTGAGAAGACGAGTATCGGTGCTCTGTTTGGAGAGGAGGCGGGCGCTGCTCTTGGCGGGAGCTATCTCTTAGTCACCGACAAGAAGGTTGTAATTATCAAATCCGGGGTAGGCACGTGGGGGACTGGATCATTCGGAGTCAAGACGAAGACGTTTCTCTACGACCACGTAGCTAGCGTTGACGTATCCAAACGACCATTGGTATCTGGCGAGATTGAAATCGTATCCTCTGGAATGGTTGAAAAAAGCTCCGGTGGCTTCTTTGCTGGCGCATCGAAGGACTCGGTAGTACAGTTTGAAAAGAAGTACTTCGAAGAGGTTCAGAAATTGGCGACTAGGATAAGAGAGCTCGCAGCACAGGCACGTCGGCCGAAGAGCTCCCAGCCAGCAGACATCCCTGGACAGATTAAGAAATTAGCCGAAC